The following coding sequences lie in one Verrucomicrobiota bacterium genomic window:
- the mnhG gene encoding monovalent cation/H(+) antiporter subunit G: MIVVVVVLMVLGALFCLVAAVGVYRMPDLYMRMHAATKAGAFGGSLMALAAALHFGTLRASIMAVLIIVFFYLTAPIAAQVFGLAAYRRGVPLWKESRVDQLRKEVTVDKTHSEEIFDE; the protein is encoded by the coding sequence GTGATCGTAGTAGTGGTCGTTCTCATGGTTCTTGGCGCCTTGTTCTGCCTCGTAGCAGCGGTTGGAGTCTACCGCATGCCGGATCTTTACATGCGCATGCACGCAGCGACGAAAGCCGGCGCTTTTGGAGGTTCCTTAATGGCTTTGGCTGCTGCACTTCATTTTGGCACTCTGAGGGCAAGCATTATGGCTGTGCTTATTATCGTTTTCTTCTATCTGACCGCACCAATCGCGGCACAGGTTTTTGGATTGGCGGCCTATCGAAGAGGGGTGCCTTTGTGGAAGGAGAGTAGGGTGGATCAGCTCCGCAAAGAGGTGACTGTAGATAAGACTCATTCGGAAGAAATTTTTGATGAGTGA
- a CDS encoding flavodoxin domain-containing protein, with translation MMTTIFFATQTGNAEACAEWLQKDLEGRNHPVRLRNLVDVTAEDLKSEEFAVFVVSTYGEGDPPDDAEEFHQSLEGLPKDSLTHLQYAVFALGDIDYTIFCGFGNSCDYLLSEAGANQLMEVEECNLDQAERLPAWAEAISAHLPTH, from the coding sequence ATGATGACGACGATCTTCTTCGCGACACAAACGGGAAACGCTGAGGCGTGTGCAGAATGGCTACAGAAAGACCTTGAAGGGAGAAATCACCCAGTCCGGTTAAGGAATCTGGTTGATGTCACCGCTGAAGACCTAAAGTCTGAAGAGTTTGCCGTGTTTGTGGTCAGCACCTATGGAGAGGGTGATCCTCCGGATGACGCAGAAGAGTTTCACCAAAGTCTTGAGGGTTTGCCCAAGGATTCGCTTACACATCTTCAGTATGCCGTCTTCGCCTTGGGCGACATCGACTACACAATTTTCTGTGGATTCGGTAATTCCTGCGACTACCTTTTGAGCGAAGCTGGCGCGAACCAGCTGATGGAGGTAGAAGAGTGCAACCTAGACCAAGCAGAGCGCCTACCGGCGTGGGCAGAGGCGATTAGTGCCCATCTTCCCACCCACTGA
- a CDS encoding FTR1 family protein, with protein MEKSESTEVTQKSLSPIAKAVLMIGSLAVVTAVAWTFLTSEGNPDPTTRGTGGPAAIVDTAILVFREGLECILVLSAITASMMGKNMRHRKAVFWGAGVGAIATIITWFIAIRIVDDLTTSANALQVQAWTGLLAIVVLLIVMNWFFHKLYWGGWISMHKKKEKELLTSEKRDEITSAKLFYGFGLLGFASFYREGFEVVLFLQSYNMTLGSHIVYMGALLGVFFAGIVAALTFVAHHKLPYRKMLELTGILLGVVLLVMVGEQTQEMQQAGWIPAMPISWLSWLPAWLGLWFSIFPDWAILISQLIAAALVIGSFLVAKKRTEKQKVAAPPMKPE; from the coding sequence ATGGAAAAATCCGAGAGCACAGAAGTTACCCAAAAGTCACTTTCACCGATCGCGAAGGCGGTTTTAATGATTGGCAGTTTGGCGGTCGTTACGGCCGTTGCGTGGACCTTTCTTACTTCGGAGGGTAACCCAGACCCCACCACGCGAGGCACGGGTGGTCCGGCGGCTATCGTTGATACGGCTATACTAGTCTTTCGCGAAGGGCTCGAGTGCATCCTCGTTCTCTCAGCGATAACAGCGAGTATGATGGGCAAGAACATGCGCCATCGAAAAGCTGTTTTCTGGGGCGCCGGTGTAGGCGCTATCGCAACGATCATTACTTGGTTTATTGCCATCCGAATCGTTGACGACCTCACGACGAGCGCAAACGCTCTTCAAGTACAGGCATGGACTGGTCTTCTTGCGATCGTGGTTCTTCTCATCGTGATGAACTGGTTTTTCCACAAGCTGTATTGGGGTGGATGGATCTCGATGCATAAGAAGAAGGAGAAAGAGCTTCTGACTAGCGAGAAGCGGGACGAGATCACGTCCGCCAAACTTTTTTATGGGTTTGGCTTGCTCGGGTTTGCCTCCTTCTACCGTGAGGGATTTGAGGTGGTTCTTTTCCTCCAGAGTTACAACATGACATTGGGTTCTCACATCGTTTACATGGGAGCATTGTTGGGAGTCTTTTTTGCCGGAATAGTAGCGGCGCTTACATTTGTCGCCCACCACAAGCTTCCCTATCGGAAAATGCTGGAGCTTACAGGGATTTTGTTAGGTGTGGTTCTTCTGGTGATGGTCGGTGAGCAAACGCAGGAAATGCAGCAGGCCGGCTGGATTCCAGCGATGCCGATTTCATGGTTAAGCTGGCTTCCGGCATGGTTGGGACTCTGGTTCTCGATTTTCCCAGACTGGGCAATTCTCATCTCGCAGTTGATAGCCGCGGCTCTTGTCATAGGATCTTTCCTTGTGGCAAAGAAACGGACTGAGAAGCAAAAAGTCGCGGCACCCCCGATGAAGCCTGAATGA
- a CDS encoding ferritin has product MLTDETVIKLLNEQIINEFESSQIYLAMSGWFETTPYKGFAAKYRAAGLEEHGHGMKFFDFLCDRDGPISIQAVPTPPGEYDSVLAAAKNALAQERKVSGQIRRIYEAAEEAEDYETKEFLHFFLAEQVQEEKEAKDFMEYVESAEGDPSALLTLDEQAGSESSSA; this is encoded by the coding sequence ATGTTGACCGACGAAACCGTAATCAAGCTGCTCAATGAGCAAATCATCAACGAGTTTGAATCCTCTCAAATCTACTTGGCAATGTCCGGATGGTTTGAAACAACTCCCTACAAAGGTTTTGCCGCGAAATACCGGGCGGCCGGGTTAGAAGAACATGGCCATGGGATGAAGTTTTTCGACTTCCTCTGCGACCGCGATGGTCCGATCTCAATTCAGGCAGTTCCGACCCCCCCGGGCGAATACGACTCCGTTCTGGCAGCCGCAAAGAACGCTTTGGCCCAGGAGCGAAAAGTCTCCGGACAAATCCGGCGGATCTACGAAGCAGCTGAAGAAGCAGAGGATTACGAGACCAAAGAGTTTCTCCACTTTTTCCTCGCTGAGCAAGTGCAGGAGGAGAAGGAAGCGAAGGACTTTATGGAATACGTGGAAAGCGCAGAAGGGGATCCAAGTGCTCTCCTTACCCTAGATGAGCAAGCTGGCTCTGAATCATCTTCGGCGTAA